The segment ACGGGCCATGTCCACCGCGAGCTGCTCGGCCAGGCGCTCGCCAACCTGATCGACAATGCGATGAAATATGGCGCGGGGCGGATCGTCGTCGCGGCCCGGCGGACGCCGGCCGGCGATACGGTGATCAGCGTCGGCGACGACGGTCCCGGCATCCCCGAGGCGCAGCGGCCCGAGGCGCTGCGCCGCTTCGGCCGGCTGGACGCGGCGCGCAGCAAGGCGGGGGCCGGGCTCGGCCTCGCGCTCGCCGCGGCGGTCGCGCGGCTGCACGACGGCGCGCTCGAACTGCACGACAACGGACCGGGGCTGCGGGTGGAGCTGCATCTGGCCCACTGACGCGCGGGCGACATTACCGATGTTTAACCTCGCCCTCACGCCCGCGTCGGATGCGCCGGTCTAAGCCGGGTGCATGACGTCCTCCTGCGGGGGTGAAGATGCGTAGATTGTTCTCCACATTGGCCGTGGCCGCCGGTTCCGCCGCGATGATCCTGTCGACCTTATCCTCCACGGCGACGCCGGTCGCGGCGCAGGCGCCCGTCGCGCGGCCCGCCGCGCCGGAGCGAGAGGGGCCCGTCGCCGCCGGCGACTTCACCTTCGCCGGCTGGCAGGCGGTCGCCACCTATCGGCCCGCCGGTCCGGTGCGCGGCGTGGTGGTCTTCCTGTCGGGCGACGGTGGCTGGAACCTCGGCGTGGTCGACATGGCGAAGGCGCTCGCCGAACAGGGCGTCGCGGTCGCCGGCATCTCCACCCCGGCGTTGCAGAAGCGTCTCGACGGCGATGCCGAGACATGCGTCAATCCCAACTATGCGCTGCAGGCGCTGGCGCAGGACTATGAGCACCGCCTCGGCCTGCCGCGCTACATCAAGCCGATCCTCGCCGGCTATTCGTCGGGCGCGACGATCGCCTATGCGGCGCTGGCGCAGGCCCCGGCGGGGACGTGGCGCGGGGCGGTGTCGCTCGGCTTCGGCCCCGACATCGGCGGGACCAAGCCGTGGTGCGCGATCCCGGGCGTGACCGTGTCGCGCATCGCCAAGCCCGAGGCGGGCTGGCTGTTCTCGGCCGCGCCGCGCCTGTCGGCGCCGTGGCTGGTGCTGCAGGGGACCATCGACCAGGTCGTCAGCCCCGCCGCGACCCGCGCCTTCACCCGGCAGATACCGCAGGCGCAGCTCGTCGAGCTGCCCAAGGTCGGTCACGGCTTCTCGGTCGAGGCGAACTGGATGCCGCAGTTCAAGGCGGCGTTCGCGCCGCTGCTCGAGCCGCAGCCGAATCCGGCGCCCGTCGTGCCGCTCGCCAATGTCGCCGACCTGCCGCTGACGATCGTCGCCGATCCGGCGGCGCGCCACACCGACCTGATGGCGGTGATGTATTCGGGCGACGGCGGTTGGGCC is part of the Rhizorhabdus wittichii RW1 genome and harbors:
- a CDS encoding virulence factor family protein (PFAM: virulence factor family protein), with the protein product MRRLFSTLAVAAGSAAMILSTLSSTATPVAAQAPVARPAAPEREGPVAAGDFTFAGWQAVATYRPAGPVRGVVVFLSGDGGWNLGVVDMAKALAEQGVAVAGISTPALQKRLDGDAETCVNPNYALQALAQDYEHRLGLPRYIKPILAGYSSGATIAYAALAQAPAGTWRGAVSLGFGPDIGGTKPWCAIPGVTVSRIAKPEAGWLFSAAPRLSAPWLVLQGTIDQVVSPAATRAFTRQIPQAQLVELPKVGHGFSVEANWMPQFKAAFAPLLEPQPNPAPVVPLANVADLPLTIVADPAARHTDLMAVMYSGDGGWAGIDRDLAAKLAAAGVPVVGVDSLSYFWNARTPAEAGRDAGRIVEHFAREWHRPKVIFVGYSFGADDLAYIVGNLPPAIRPMVTRLSMLGLSGTADFQFHLASWLDIGGANALPTLPAIERLRGTPMQCIRGEEEKHSACPAIPAGLAEQVLLPGGHHFGDNGDALAAAVLRGLL